A window of the Lactuca sativa cultivar Salinas chromosome 5, Lsat_Salinas_v11, whole genome shotgun sequence genome harbors these coding sequences:
- the LOC111882928 gene encoding F-box/LRR-repeat protein At3g26922 isoform X1 produces MNKSEASKCEDGVDLISNMPDSILVLILSLLSSTEEVIRSSILSRRWRYLWTSIPSLDLFSRFHREDKFKKDEFKDFVFWVLANRSVDLDCLHLGCFDHYTLSTVRRWIHMAVTRNVKQLQLMFYPEDEDGDVEIPHCLVTCGSLEILGLNVSYRSLRLPNITGFQALRHLRLTYVDLSIDSDLVKGFLESFPLLEGLIFISCFLNERDLLYISCPKLKILRIENENDELMCDSIKICCPKLVDLELRGLLANNFFFECLDSLNKAEIEPKLIGNIKSVLFPGISHVEHLWIDLYFFSQCVYAARDPALPNLKTLALTTGVDAFTMDELIRILKYYPKVESLQLILKEKFYGPEEWELHEGEARRLMTPDVKRVELFEYNGEKPKLVSDWQEDIYMEMVFSWGTKAKI; encoded by the exons ATGAATAAATCTGAGGCATCAAAATGTGAAGATGGGGTCGATTTGATCAGTAACATGCCGGATTCTATTCTTGTATTGATTCTTTCACTTCTTTCGTCGACTGAAGAAGTAATTCGCAGCAGTATTTTGTCCAGACGTTGGAGGTATTTATGGACTTCAATTCCCTCCCTCGACTTATTTTCCCGATTTCACCGAGAAGACAAATTCAAAAAAGACGAATTCAAAGACTTTGTATTTTGGGTTTTAGCAAACAGATCCGTCGATTTGGATTGTcttcatttaggttgtttcgatCACTATACTCTGTCAACAGTGAGGCGGTGGATTCACATGGCTGTTACAAGAAACGTGAAACAACTTCAGTTGATGTTTTACCCTGAGGATGAGGATGGAGATGTCGAGATTCCCCATTGTCTTGTGACTTGTGGTTCCTTGGAGATATTAGGGTTGAATGTGAGCTATCGAAGTCTAAGGTTGCCTAATATTACGGGGTTTCAGGCACTTAGGCATCTTCGTTTGACCTATGTTGACTTATCCATAGACAGCGATTTAGTAAAAGGTTTTCTGGAAAGCTTCCCTTTGCTTGAGGGCTTGATTTTTATATCCTGCTTCTTGAACGAACGTGATCTTCTTTATATTTCATGCCCGAAGCTAAAAATACTGAGAATTGAGAACGAAAATGATGAGTTGATGTGTGACAGCATTAAGATTTGTTGCCCAAAACTGGTGGATTTGGAGTTAAGAGGTCTTTTAGCAAATAATTTTTTCTTTGAATGTCTAGACTCGTTGAATAAAGCAGAGATTGAGCCTAAATTGATAGGGAACATCAAATCTGTGTTGTTTCCTGGAATTTCTCATGTGGAACATTTGTGGATTGACCTTTACTTCTTTAGTCAG TGCGTTTATGCTGCACGTGATCCGGCTCTACCTAATCTGAAGACTCTGGCGCTAACCACAGGAGTTGATGCCTTCACCATGGATGAACTTATTcgaattctcaaatattatcccaAAGTGGAGTCTCTCCAGTTGATTCTTAAAGAG AAgttttatgggccggaagagtgGGAATTGCATGAAGGTGAAGCAAGGAGACTCATGACTCCGGATGTGAAAAGGGTTGAGCTTTTTGAATATAATGGAGAAAAGCCAAAATTAGTTTCAGATTGGCAGGaagatatatatatggaaatggtTTTTAGTTGGGGTACCAAAGCCAAGATCTAG
- the LOC111882928 gene encoding F-box/LRR-repeat protein At3g26922 isoform X2: MNKSEASKCEDGVDLISNMPDSILVLILSLLSSTEEVIRSSILSRRWRYLWTSIPSLDLFSRFHREDKFKKDEFKDFVFWVLANRSVDLDCLHLGCFDHYTLSTVRRWIHMAVTRNVKQLQLMFYPEDEDGDVEIPHCLVTCGSLEILGLNVSYRSLRLPNITGFQALRHLRLTYVDLSIDSDLVKGFLESFPLLEGLIFISCFLNERDLLYISCPKLKILRIENENDELMCDSIKICCPKLVDLELRGLLANNFFFECLDSLNKAEIEPKLIGNIKSVLFPGISHVEHLWIDLYFFSQCVYAARDPALPNLKTLALTTGVDAFTMDELIRILKYYPKVESLQLILKEFYGPEEWELHEGEARRLMTPDVKRVELFEYNGEKPKLVSDWQEDIYMEMVFSWGTKAKI, from the exons ATGAATAAATCTGAGGCATCAAAATGTGAAGATGGGGTCGATTTGATCAGTAACATGCCGGATTCTATTCTTGTATTGATTCTTTCACTTCTTTCGTCGACTGAAGAAGTAATTCGCAGCAGTATTTTGTCCAGACGTTGGAGGTATTTATGGACTTCAATTCCCTCCCTCGACTTATTTTCCCGATTTCACCGAGAAGACAAATTCAAAAAAGACGAATTCAAAGACTTTGTATTTTGGGTTTTAGCAAACAGATCCGTCGATTTGGATTGTcttcatttaggttgtttcgatCACTATACTCTGTCAACAGTGAGGCGGTGGATTCACATGGCTGTTACAAGAAACGTGAAACAACTTCAGTTGATGTTTTACCCTGAGGATGAGGATGGAGATGTCGAGATTCCCCATTGTCTTGTGACTTGTGGTTCCTTGGAGATATTAGGGTTGAATGTGAGCTATCGAAGTCTAAGGTTGCCTAATATTACGGGGTTTCAGGCACTTAGGCATCTTCGTTTGACCTATGTTGACTTATCCATAGACAGCGATTTAGTAAAAGGTTTTCTGGAAAGCTTCCCTTTGCTTGAGGGCTTGATTTTTATATCCTGCTTCTTGAACGAACGTGATCTTCTTTATATTTCATGCCCGAAGCTAAAAATACTGAGAATTGAGAACGAAAATGATGAGTTGATGTGTGACAGCATTAAGATTTGTTGCCCAAAACTGGTGGATTTGGAGTTAAGAGGTCTTTTAGCAAATAATTTTTTCTTTGAATGTCTAGACTCGTTGAATAAAGCAGAGATTGAGCCTAAATTGATAGGGAACATCAAATCTGTGTTGTTTCCTGGAATTTCTCATGTGGAACATTTGTGGATTGACCTTTACTTCTTTAGTCAG TGCGTTTATGCTGCACGTGATCCGGCTCTACCTAATCTGAAGACTCTGGCGCTAACCACAGGAGTTGATGCCTTCACCATGGATGAACTTATTcgaattctcaaatattatcccaAAGTGGAGTCTCTCCAGTTGATTCTTAAAGAG ttttatgggccggaagagtgGGAATTGCATGAAGGTGAAGCAAGGAGACTCATGACTCCGGATGTGAAAAGGGTTGAGCTTTTTGAATATAATGGAGAAAAGCCAAAATTAGTTTCAGATTGGCAGGaagatatatatatggaaatggtTTTTAGTTGGGGTACCAAAGCCAAGATCTAG